A genomic window from Thiomonas arsenitoxydans includes:
- the trxB gene encoding thioredoxin-disulfide reductase, giving the protein MMTSKHAKVLILGSGPAGYSAAVYAARANLNPLLITGLAQGGQLMTTTEVDNWPADVDGVQGPDLMARFQAHAERFNTEIVFDHIHTAHLREKPIRLEGDSGVYTCDTLIIATGASAKYLGLPTEEAFMGKGVSGCATCDGFFYRNQPVCVVGGGNTAVEEALYLANIASKVTVIHRRDKFRAEPILVDKLMARAAEGKVELKLWSELKEVLGDASGVTGVRIHNSQTGADEDIALNGCFIAIGHQPNTEIFKGQLDMKDGYIITRSGNEGMATATSVPGVFAAGDVQDHVYRQAITSAGTGCMAALDAQRYLENAES; this is encoded by the coding sequence ATCATGACATCCAAACACGCCAAAGTGCTCATTCTGGGCTCCGGCCCGGCCGGTTACAGCGCCGCCGTCTATGCGGCCCGAGCCAATCTGAACCCCCTGCTCATCACCGGTCTGGCTCAAGGCGGTCAACTCATGACCACGACCGAAGTCGACAACTGGCCTGCCGACGTCGATGGCGTGCAAGGGCCCGACTTGATGGCGCGTTTTCAGGCGCATGCCGAGCGTTTCAACACCGAGATCGTGTTCGATCACATCCACACCGCGCATCTGCGCGAAAAACCCATCCGCCTCGAAGGCGACAGCGGCGTCTATACCTGCGACACCCTGATCATCGCCACCGGCGCCTCGGCCAAATATCTGGGACTGCCCACCGAAGAGGCCTTCATGGGCAAGGGCGTCTCGGGCTGCGCGACTTGCGACGGCTTTTTCTATCGCAACCAGCCGGTGTGCGTGGTGGGCGGCGGCAACACGGCCGTCGAAGAAGCGCTGTATCTGGCCAATATCGCCAGCAAGGTGACCGTCATTCACCGCCGCGACAAATTCCGTGCCGAGCCCATTCTGGTCGACAAACTCATGGCCCGCGCGGCCGAGGGCAAAGTCGAACTCAAGCTCTGGAGCGAATTGAAAGAAGTGCTGGGCGACGCCAGTGGCGTGACTGGCGTGCGCATCCACAACAGCCAGACCGGCGCCGACGAAGACATCGCACTGAATGGCTGTTTCATCGCCATCGGCCATCAGCCCAACACTGAAATTTTCAAAGGCCAGCTGGACATGAAGGACGGCTACATCATCACCCGCAGCGGCAACGAAGGGATGGCGACCGCCACCAGCGTGCCCGGCGTATTCGCCGCGGGTGACGTGCAAGATCACGTTTATCGCCAGGCGATCACCAGCGCAGGTACCGGCTGCATGGCCGCTCTGGACGCACAGCGCTATCTGGAGAATGCGGAGTCTTGA
- the rpmB gene encoding 50S ribosomal protein L28, with protein MARVCQVTGKGPMVGNNVSHANNKTKRRFLPNLQYRRFWVESENRFVRLRVTSSGLRTIDKKGIDVVLAELRSRGEI; from the coding sequence ATGGCACGAGTGTGTCAAGTGACAGGTAAAGGGCCGATGGTCGGGAACAATGTGTCCCATGCGAACAACAAGACCAAGCGTCGCTTCCTGCCCAATCTGCAATATCGTCGTTTCTGGGTTGAAAGCGAGAACCGTTTCGTGCGTTTGCGTGTAACGAGCTCTGGGCTGCGCACCATTGACAAAAAAGGCATCGACGTCGTGCTGGCCGAGCTGCGCTCGCGCGGCGAGATCTGA
- the rpmG gene encoding 50S ribosomal protein L33 — protein sequence MATKGGREKIKLESSAGTGHFYTTTKNKRTTPEKIEIMKFDPVARKHVNYKEGKIK from the coding sequence ATGGCAACCAAAGGCGGACGCGAAAAAATCAAGCTGGAATCCTCTGCGGGTACCGGCCATTTCTACACCACCACCAAAAACAAGCGCACCACGCCCGAAAAGATCGAAATCATGAAATTCGATCCGGTCGCGCGCAAGCATGTGAATTACAAGGAAGGCAAGATTAAGTAA
- a CDS encoding DesA family fatty acid desaturase, whose amino-acid sequence MFDVFLNWAGHGLLRASWWQIVLFALITTHITIASVTIFLHRAQAHRALELHPIASHFFRFWLWFTTGMVTKEWVAIHRKHHAKCETVDDPHSPVTRGIDTVLLRGAELYRTESRNAETLSKFGHGTPDDWLERNVYSRFIWQGVGLLLILDVLMFGAIGATVWAVQMLWIPIWAAGVINGLGHWWGYRNFSARDRSHNISPWGLLIGGEELHNNHHTYPTSAKLSVKWWEFDIGWAYIRALSWVGLAKPRKLPPQFRLGEVRAEVDQLTLQAVIANRYELMARYAAGLKSTLKAELARAAEQGAVSHLPTLRAAKRWIGIEREILCERSRALVDAAASASPNLSKLLHMREELKSVWEQTNLNADQLRLKLQDWCCRAEDSGLAPLRELSLRLRRYTPTA is encoded by the coding sequence ATGTTTGATGTGTTTTTGAATTGGGCCGGTCACGGCCTTTTGCGTGCATCGTGGTGGCAAATCGTCTTATTTGCGCTCATCACCACGCATATCACCATTGCGTCCGTCACTATTTTTCTGCACCGCGCTCAGGCTCACCGGGCGCTGGAACTGCACCCGATCGCCTCGCACTTTTTCCGCTTCTGGCTGTGGTTCACCACGGGCATGGTCACCAAGGAATGGGTGGCGATTCATCGCAAGCATCACGCCAAGTGCGAGACGGTCGACGACCCGCACAGTCCGGTGACGCGCGGCATCGATACGGTGCTGTTGCGCGGCGCCGAGTTGTACCGAACCGAATCGAGAAACGCCGAAACCCTGAGCAAATTCGGTCACGGCACTCCTGACGACTGGTTGGAGCGCAACGTTTATTCCCGCTTTATCTGGCAGGGCGTCGGGCTTTTGCTCATTCTCGATGTGCTGATGTTCGGCGCGATCGGCGCCACGGTGTGGGCCGTGCAGATGTTGTGGATTCCGATCTGGGCAGCCGGGGTGATCAACGGGCTGGGTCATTGGTGGGGCTATCGCAATTTTTCGGCGCGAGACCGCAGCCACAACATTTCGCCCTGGGGGTTGCTGATCGGCGGCGAAGAGTTGCACAACAACCACCACACCTATCCCACGTCGGCCAAACTCTCGGTCAAATGGTGGGAGTTCGATATCGGCTGGGCGTATATCCGCGCTTTGTCCTGGGTGGGTTTGGCCAAACCACGCAAACTGCCGCCGCAGTTCCGGCTGGGCGAGGTGCGCGCCGAGGTCGATCAGCTCACTTTGCAAGCCGTTATCGCCAACCGTTATGAGTTGATGGCGCGCTATGCCGCGGGGTTGAAGTCCACCCTCAAGGCCGAGCTGGCCCGAGCTGCAGAACAGGGCGCGGTGAGCCATCTGCCGACTTTGCGTGCAGCCAAACGCTGGATCGGCATCGAGCGCGAGATTCTGTGCGAGCGTTCGCGAGCCTTGGTGGACGCCGCGGCGAGCGCCAGCCCTAACCTGAGCAAGCTGCTGCACATGCGCGAAGAACTCAAATCGGTGTGGGAGCAGACCAATCTGAACGCCGACCAGCTTCGCTTGAAGCTCCAGGACTGGTGCTGCCGTGCCGAAGACAGTGGCTTGGCCCCGCTTCGGGAGTTGTCGCTGAGGCTGCGACGTTATACGCCGACAGCCTGA
- a CDS encoding RsmB/NOP family class I SAM-dependent RNA methyltransferase — translation MKPRDLLYTARDVLRDMLRFDAAADAVLSRLFRAKPQLGKTDRQILADTVYQVLRHLRLFQTLAATDESIGGAMELRLAILGWSGNAQSLHAALSPEQLDWRKRLLAQDAMALPEAVRWSLPEWLAAALQANYGAEYPALAQAMLRPAPLDLRVNVQKTRREAVLDVFARLNLPAQPTPYSPWGVRLEGKPALQDLTVFREGWVEVQDEGSQLLAVLLAPRRGEMVVDFCAGAGGKTLALGAMMRSTGRLYAFDVADYRLAKLKPRLLRSGLSNVYPVAIAHERDERVRRLAGKVDRVLVDAPCSGLGTLRRNPDMKWRQKPEDIAELRTKQASILQSAATLLKPGGRLVYATCSILPEENSGIFNAFLAAHPDFERVPADTVLRQQGVDGEGLVTQGDLQLLPNRHATDGFYAAVLQRRPTSSDRGEADATLSD, via the coding sequence ATGAAACCGCGTGACCTGCTTTACACCGCGCGCGACGTGCTGCGCGATATGTTGCGTTTCGACGCCGCGGCCGATGCCGTGCTGTCGCGGCTGTTCCGTGCCAAGCCGCAACTGGGCAAGACCGACCGGCAGATCCTGGCCGACACGGTCTATCAGGTGCTGCGGCATCTGCGCTTGTTTCAGACGCTGGCCGCGACCGACGAAAGCATCGGCGGCGCCATGGAACTGCGTCTGGCCATTCTGGGCTGGTCGGGAAACGCGCAATCGCTGCATGCGGCGCTTTCTCCCGAGCAACTCGACTGGCGCAAACGCTTGCTGGCACAAGACGCGATGGCCCTGCCCGAAGCGGTGCGCTGGAGTCTGCCGGAATGGCTGGCGGCCGCTTTGCAGGCGAACTATGGCGCGGAATATCCCGCGCTGGCGCAGGCCATGTTGCGCCCGGCCCCGCTGGATTTGCGGGTGAATGTGCAGAAAACGCGGCGCGAAGCCGTGCTCGACGTGTTCGCCCGCCTCAATCTGCCCGCGCAGCCAACGCCTTATTCGCCGTGGGGCGTACGCCTGGAAGGCAAACCCGCTTTGCAGGATCTCACCGTCTTTCGCGAAGGCTGGGTGGAGGTGCAGGACGAAGGCAGTCAGCTGCTCGCCGTACTGCTGGCCCCGCGCCGCGGCGAAATGGTGGTCGACTTCTGCGCCGGAGCCGGCGGCAAAACCCTGGCGCTGGGCGCCATGATGCGCAGCACGGGTCGGCTTTATGCGTTCGACGTGGCCGACTACCGCCTGGCCAAGCTCAAACCCCGGCTGTTGCGCAGTGGGCTATCCAATGTTTACCCGGTCGCCATCGCACATGAACGCGATGAACGGGTCAGACGTCTGGCTGGCAAGGTCGACCGGGTGCTGGTGGACGCACCGTGCTCCGGCCTGGGTACCTTGCGCCGTAACCCCGATATGAAATGGCGACAGAAGCCTGAAGATATTGCCGAGTTGAGGACAAAACAAGCCAGCATCCTGCAATCGGCGGCAACGTTGCTGAAGCCGGGCGGGCGCTTGGTTTACGCCACCTGTAGCATCTTGCCGGAAGAAAACAGCGGCATCTTCAATGCCTTTCTGGCCGCGCACCCCGATTTCGAGCGTGTTCCCGCCGATACGGTTCTACGTCAGCAAGGCGTGGACGGCGAGGGCCTGGTGACCCAAGGGGACTTGCAGCTGTTGCCCAATCGTCACGCCACTGACGGCTTTTACGCCGCCGTGCTGCAGCGGCGCCCGACCTCATCTGATCGTGGCGAAGCCGATGCCACACTATCGGACTGA
- the purN gene encoding phosphoribosylglycinamide formyltransferase: protein MKNLVLLISGRGSNLQSILQAEREQGWGVCVRGVISNRADAAGLDVARAFGVPTQVIAHADFPNREAFDGALGDAIAALEPDVVALCGFMRVLGAAFVDRFAGRLVNIHPSLLPAFTGLRTHARALEEGVKWHGATVHLVSGALDHGPILAQAAVPVLDGDTVETLAARVLLEEHRIYPHAVRALLEGRVQIDGLRTRIRPSSDSSL from the coding sequence ATGAAAAATCTGGTTCTCCTCATTTCCGGGCGCGGCAGCAATCTGCAGTCCATTCTTCAGGCCGAGCGCGAACAGGGCTGGGGCGTTTGCGTGCGTGGAGTGATCAGTAACCGGGCTGATGCCGCAGGGCTGGATGTTGCGCGCGCCTTCGGGGTGCCCACGCAGGTGATCGCGCACGCCGACTTTCCCAACCGCGAGGCGTTCGACGGTGCTTTGGGCGACGCGATTGCCGCGCTGGAGCCCGACGTCGTCGCGCTGTGCGGCTTCATGCGGGTGCTGGGTGCGGCGTTCGTCGACCGCTTTGCGGGCCGTCTGGTGAATATCCATCCGTCTTTGCTGCCGGCTTTCACCGGTTTACGCACCCATGCCCGCGCCCTCGAAGAAGGGGTGAAGTGGCACGGTGCTACCGTGCATCTGGTGAGCGGCGCGCTCGATCACGGGCCGATTCTGGCGCAGGCCGCCGTGCCGGTGCTGGATGGTGATACGGTCGAGACGCTGGCCGCGCGGGTCTTGCTTGAAGAGCACCGAATTTATCCCCACGCCGTGCGGGCTTTGCTGGAAGGACGGGTGCAGATCGACGGCTTGCGCACCCGCATCCGTCCGTCCTCCGATTCTTCCCTTTGA
- the nrdR gene encoding transcriptional regulator NrdR encodes MKCPFCQSPDTQVIETRDVEDGTALRRRRRCGHCDKRFTTYERAEVSFPVVVKKDGRRTEYDRDKLRASFLLALRKRPVSADAVDTAIGRVEQMLLQSGARELPSTQIGAWVMEELRTLDGIAYVRFASVYHSFKDLSQFLDVLQEMQPPSPAAKPRRGKTPT; translated from the coding sequence ATGAAATGCCCCTTTTGCCAAAGCCCCGACACGCAGGTGATTGAAACCCGTGATGTGGAAGACGGCACCGCGCTGCGGCGGCGGCGGCGTTGCGGCCATTGCGACAAGCGCTTCACCACCTATGAGCGCGCGGAGGTCAGCTTTCCGGTGGTGGTGAAAAAAGATGGCCGCCGCACCGAATACGACCGCGACAAATTGCGCGCCTCTTTCCTGCTGGCCTTGCGCAAGCGGCCGGTCAGTGCCGACGCGGTGGATACCGCCATCGGGCGCGTGGAGCAAATGCTGCTGCAAAGCGGCGCGCGCGAGCTGCCCTCCACCCAAATCGGCGCCTGGGTGATGGAGGAATTGCGCACGCTCGACGGCATTGCCTATGTGCGCTTTGCCTCCGTCTATCACAGCTTCAAGGATTTGAGCCAGTTTCTCGATGTGCTGCAGGAAATGCAGCCGCCCTCGCCCGCCGCCAAACCCCGACGCGGCAAAACTCCGACATGA
- the ribD gene encoding bifunctional diaminohydroxyphosphoribosylaminopyrimidine deaminase/5-amino-6-(5-phosphoribosylamino)uracil reductase RibD has translation MSPDDVSFSEQDQRFMRRALDLAHSAMYRTSPNPRVGCVLVRDGQVLGEGATLAAGQDHAEVQAVKQAWERGHEVRGATAYVTLEPCAHHGRTPPCADLLATQGVARVVAALVDPNPLVAGQGLQRLRDAGIQVDVGLFADEAREINLGFISRMVRGTPWVRLKVAASLDGVTALPNGTSQWITSEAARADGHHWRARACAVLTGLGTVRADDPQLNVRAVQTPRQPIRIVVDSRLECPATVRLLQSADSPLWIVHALPPEQAAPRLAALRSAATASLDLQDIALPVDPDKPGKTDLRALMQVLGQRGINELHCEAGEKLNGSLLRAGVVDELLMYLAPQLLGEGAGLAALGPYQQVNEGLALRWHDVQRIGADLRILARFPPSFSP, from the coding sequence ATGAGCCCGGACGACGTTTCATTCAGCGAACAAGACCAGCGCTTCATGCGCCGGGCGCTCGATCTGGCGCACAGCGCGATGTACCGCACCAGCCCCAATCCGCGGGTGGGCTGCGTGCTGGTGCGAGACGGCCAGGTGCTGGGCGAAGGCGCCACGCTGGCGGCGGGGCAAGACCATGCCGAAGTCCAGGCAGTGAAGCAAGCCTGGGAGCGCGGCCACGAGGTGCGGGGCGCCACCGCCTACGTCACGCTAGAGCCCTGCGCGCACCACGGCCGCACGCCGCCCTGCGCCGACCTGCTGGCCACGCAAGGCGTCGCGCGCGTGGTCGCTGCGCTGGTCGATCCCAACCCGCTGGTGGCAGGCCAGGGATTGCAGCGTTTGCGCGATGCCGGCATCCAGGTCGATGTCGGGCTGTTCGCCGATGAAGCGCGCGAGATCAACCTTGGCTTCATCTCCCGCATGGTGCGCGGCACGCCCTGGGTGCGGCTGAAGGTGGCCGCCTCGCTCGACGGCGTCACGGCCCTGCCCAACGGCACAAGCCAGTGGATCACCAGCGAAGCGGCCCGCGCCGACGGTCACCACTGGCGCGCGCGCGCCTGCGCCGTGCTCACTGGCCTGGGGACGGTGCGGGCGGACGATCCCCAGCTCAATGTGCGGGCGGTGCAGACGCCGCGCCAGCCCATTCGCATCGTCGTCGACAGCCGCCTGGAATGCCCGGCGACCGTGCGCCTGTTGCAGAGCGCCGACTCGCCGCTGTGGATCGTCCACGCCCTGCCGCCGGAACAGGCCGCGCCGCGTCTGGCGGCGCTGCGCAGCGCGGCCACCGCCTCGCTCGATCTGCAAGACATCGCCCTGCCCGTCGATCCCGACAAGCCGGGCAAGACCGATTTGCGCGCGTTGATGCAGGTGCTCGGCCAGCGGGGCATCAACGAGCTGCACTGCGAGGCCGGCGAAAAGCTCAACGGCTCGCTGCTGCGCGCTGGCGTGGTCGATGAACTGCTGATGTATCTTGCACCCCAGTTGCTGGGCGAGGGCGCCGGATTGGCGGCGCTGGGGCCCTATCAGCAGGTCAACGAAGGACTCGCGCTGCGATGGCACGATGTGCAGCGGATCGGCGCCGATCTGCGCATCCTCGCTCGTTTCCCTCCTTCATTTTCTCCTTGA
- a CDS encoding riboflavin synthase encodes MFTGLITSVGRIAEVTPLGSQASHGKRVQLQVDPSWLQGVKLGESIAVSGACMTVVELQPGGFAFDISAESLARTTGLDVPGARVNLEQSVALSTKLGGHLVTGHVDGVGQVARFEPFGESWLLEVDAPAALGKFFAYKGSIVINGVSLTVNRVEDLPQHCRVSINLIPHTLQHTNLHQLREGSAVNLEIDLIARYVERMLGAPEGRKDV; translated from the coding sequence ATGTTCACCGGACTCATCACCAGCGTCGGTCGCATCGCCGAAGTCACCCCCCTCGGTTCCCAAGCCAGTCACGGCAAACGCGTGCAACTGCAGGTCGATCCGTCCTGGCTGCAGGGCGTAAAGCTCGGCGAGAGCATCGCCGTCAGCGGCGCCTGCATGACGGTGGTGGAGCTTCAGCCCGGTGGCTTTGCCTTCGACATTTCGGCCGAAAGCCTGGCGCGCACCACGGGGCTGGACGTGCCGGGCGCCCGGGTCAATCTGGAGCAGTCGGTCGCGCTGTCCACCAAGCTGGGCGGCCATCTGGTGACTGGGCATGTGGACGGCGTCGGTCAGGTGGCCCGGTTCGAGCCCTTCGGCGAATCCTGGCTGCTGGAGGTGGACGCGCCCGCCGCTTTAGGCAAGTTTTTTGCGTACAAGGGCTCCATCGTGATCAACGGCGTGAGTCTGACGGTCAACCGCGTCGAAGATCTGCCGCAGCATTGCCGCGTGAGCATCAACCTCATTCCGCATACCCTGCAGCACACCAATCTGCATCAACTTCGCGAGGGCAGCGCGGTGAATCTCGAAATCGACCTCATCGCCCGCTATGTCGAGCGCATGCTGGGCGCACCGGAGGGTCGGAAAGATGTGTGA
- a CDS encoding class II glutamine amidotransferase codes for MCELFAYSSRVPARVRFAFREFARHGGPHAANPDGWGAAYYEGSDAHVLREAQPALASAFVPVLEKHDFHSPLVIAHIRRASRGPVTLVNTQPFARELFGKRHVFAHNGDLPDIEQALPLAHAAHRPMGQTDSEHAFYVLMQSLQVLDAAGESGDLKRRIEAVSDFAAKLRTLGAANFLFTDGDLLFAHAHRRRSHPGNTWVPGLHLLMREAASEHQMRASGLHVQGRDDKPAPAVMLASVPLTPEDWEPLPENTLLVVQQGRLIARLGA; via the coding sequence ATGTGTGAGTTGTTCGCCTACTCCAGCCGTGTGCCCGCGCGGGTGCGGTTCGCCTTTCGTGAATTCGCGCGCCACGGCGGGCCGCACGCCGCCAATCCCGACGGCTGGGGCGCGGCGTATTACGAAGGCAGCGACGCGCATGTGCTGCGCGAAGCGCAACCCGCGCTGGCCAGCGCCTTCGTTCCGGTGCTCGAAAAGCACGACTTTCACAGCCCGCTAGTCATCGCACATATCCGCCGCGCCTCGCGCGGCCCGGTGACGCTGGTCAACACCCAGCCGTTCGCCCGCGAGCTGTTCGGCAAGCGCCACGTCTTTGCCCACAACGGCGATCTGCCCGACATCGAGCAGGCGCTTCCGCTGGCGCATGCAGCGCACCGCCCGATGGGCCAGACCGATTCCGAACATGCCTTCTACGTGCTCATGCAATCACTGCAAGTGCTCGATGCGGCGGGCGAAAGCGGCGATCTCAAACGCCGCATCGAAGCGGTCTCCGACTTCGCGGCCAAATTGCGCACTCTCGGCGCGGCGAACTTCCTGTTCACCGATGGCGACCTGCTGTTCGCTCACGCGCATCGCCGCCGCAGTCATCCGGGCAACACCTGGGTGCCCGGTTTGCACCTGCTCATGCGCGAAGCCGCCAGCGAACATCAGATGCGCGCCTCTGGGCTGCATGTTCAGGGCCGCGATGACAAACCCGCGCCCGCCGTGATGCTCGCCAGCGTGCCCCTCACCCCGGAAGACTGGGAGCCCCTGCCAGAGAACACCCTGCTCGTCGTGCAGCAGGGCCGATTGATCGCGCGTCTCGGTGCTTGA
- a CDS encoding Antimicrobial peptide resistance and lipid A acylation PagP: MKHFPARLLSTFALLWLALVPRASWALGLGGVSDWAQSTWNAAVSTTQTGQDDLYFSGYTWHDPGTYTAAKRATLNKHAWGIGWGRHHINADGNEDMVYAMIFSDSHWNAEPVVGYAHQWMFNNDAPVGFGLGYTLAVTSRADIFHNIPFPIALPIASIRFGRLSIYGTFIPKVNNKLNNGNVAFFFGRYEF, from the coding sequence ATGAAACATTTTCCAGCCCGCCTTCTATCCACTTTCGCCCTCCTCTGGCTGGCCCTGGTTCCCCGCGCGAGTTGGGCGCTCGGGCTGGGCGGCGTATCCGACTGGGCGCAGTCCACCTGGAATGCCGCGGTCAGCACCACCCAGACCGGACAGGACGATCTGTACTTCAGCGGCTACACCTGGCACGACCCCGGCACCTACACCGCCGCCAAGCGCGCCACGCTCAACAAACACGCCTGGGGCATAGGCTGGGGCCGCCATCACATCAATGCCGACGGCAACGAAGACATGGTGTACGCCATGATCTTCTCCGACTCGCACTGGAACGCCGAGCCCGTGGTCGGCTACGCCCATCAGTGGATGTTCAACAACGACGCGCCGGTGGGCTTCGGTCTGGGCTACACCCTGGCGGTGACCTCGCGCGCCGACATCTTCCACAACATCCCCTTCCCCATCGCGCTGCCCATCGCCTCGATCCGTTTCGGCAGGCTGTCGATTTATGGCACCTTCATCCCGAAGGTGAATAACAAGCTCAACAACGGCAACGTCGCGTTTTTCTTCGGACGCTACGAATTCTGA
- the ribBA gene encoding bifunctional 3,4-dihydroxy-2-butanone-4-phosphate synthase/GTP cyclohydrolase II, with protein sequence MMGFSAAPVPIMPLSPVPDIIAELKAGRMVILVDEEDRENEGDLVIAAEHITPQAINFMATHARGLICLTLTAQRCAQLGLRHMVEHNGSSHGTAFTASIEAAEGVTTGISAADRARTVQAAVARNAQASDIVQPGHIFPLMAAEGGVLMRAGHTEAGCDLAALAGLEPAAVICEVMNADGTMARLPDLEQFAAQHELKIGAIADLIEYRSRTESLVQRVGEHPMQTPFGPMRCVAYTDRAGHGLHLALVHGDLAAQAAPLVRVHEPLSALDLLDAACQRHSWNLPQALGRIVREGVGVAVLLNCGESAAQLKNQFERLLQPAATPPKSGVTALRDYGIGAQILRDLGVRQMRLLGQPRKMPSMAGYGLEIVGFESAQDSAPILAPGA encoded by the coding sequence ATGATGGGCTTTTCAGCAGCGCCCGTCCCCATCATGCCCCTGTCCCCCGTTCCCGACATCATTGCCGAGCTCAAGGCCGGGCGTATGGTCATTCTGGTCGATGAGGAAGATCGCGAAAACGAGGGCGATCTGGTCATTGCCGCCGAGCACATCACCCCGCAGGCCATCAATTTCATGGCCACGCATGCGCGCGGTCTGATCTGCCTGACCCTCACCGCCCAGCGTTGCGCGCAGCTTGGCCTGCGGCATATGGTCGAGCACAACGGCTCTTCGCACGGCACCGCCTTCACCGCGTCCATCGAAGCTGCCGAAGGCGTCACCACGGGCATTTCGGCGGCCGACCGTGCGCGCACCGTGCAGGCCGCCGTGGCGCGCAACGCACAGGCCAGCGACATCGTGCAACCGGGTCACATCTTCCCGCTCATGGCCGCTGAAGGCGGCGTGCTGATGCGCGCCGGGCACACCGAGGCCGGCTGCGACCTCGCCGCTCTGGCCGGGCTGGAACCCGCCGCCGTGATCTGCGAGGTGATGAACGCCGACGGCACCATGGCTCGCCTGCCCGATCTCGAACAATTTGCCGCGCAGCACGAGCTGAAAATCGGCGCCATCGCCGATCTCATCGAATACCGCAGCCGCACCGAATCGCTGGTGCAGCGCGTAGGCGAACACCCCATGCAGACACCGTTCGGCCCCATGCGCTGCGTGGCCTATACCGATCGCGCCGGTCATGGCCTGCATCTGGCGCTGGTGCATGGCGACCTAGCCGCGCAGGCCGCGCCGCTGGTGCGGGTGCACGAGCCCCTGTCCGCTCTCGACCTGCTCGATGCCGCCTGCCAGCGCCATTCCTGGAATCTACCGCAGGCGCTTGGCCGCATCGTGCGCGAAGGCGTGGGCGTGGCCGTGCTGCTCAACTGCGGTGAATCGGCCGCGCAATTGAAAAACCAGTTTGAGCGCTTGTTGCAGCCGGCGGCCACGCCGCCCAAATCGGGCGTCACCGCCTTGCGCGACTACGGCATTGGCGCGCAAATCCTGCGCGATCTCGGCGTGCGGCAGATGCGCCTTCTCGGCCAGCCGCGCAAAATGCCCAGCATGGCAGGCTACGGGCTGGAGATCGTCGGCTTCGAGTCCGCACAGGACAGCGCCCCCATCCTTGCGCCCGGCGCGTAA
- the ribH gene encoding 6,7-dimethyl-8-ribityllumazine synthase: protein MQNVQNRILSEQLDGRELRVAVVQARFNTAITDRITQSCLDELQRLGVNEDDIGLYTVPGALELPLMLQALAESEAFDALIAIGCVIRGDTYHFEVVCNTSAAGIAQMALDYNMPVANGVLTVENEAQAEARIDKGAECARVAVEMANLFIDISDNDDEAA, encoded by the coding sequence ATGCAAAACGTCCAGAACCGCATTCTTTCCGAACAACTCGATGGCCGTGAGCTGCGCGTCGCCGTGGTGCAGGCCCGCTTCAACACCGCCATTACCGACCGCATCACCCAGTCCTGCCTCGACGAACTCCAGCGCCTGGGCGTGAACGAAGACGATATCGGGCTCTACACCGTCCCCGGCGCGCTCGAACTGCCGCTGATGCTGCAGGCGCTGGCCGAGAGCGAGGCCTTCGATGCGCTCATTGCCATCGGCTGCGTGATTCGCGGCGACACCTATCACTTCGAGGTCGTCTGCAATACCAGCGCGGCCGGTATCGCTCAGATGGCGCTCGACTACAACATGCCGGTGGCCAACGGCGTGCTCACCGTGGAAAACGAAGCGCAGGCCGAAGCCCGCATCGACAAAGGCGCCGAATGCGCCCGCGTCGCGGTGGAAATGGCCAACCTGTTCATCGACATCAGCGACAACGACGACGAGGCCGCATGA